The Triplophysa dalaica isolate WHDGS20190420 chromosome 5, ASM1584641v1, whole genome shotgun sequence genome window below encodes:
- the LOC130421409 gene encoding histone H1-like has product MAETAPAPAAPPAKAPKKKSAAKPKTAGPGASDLIVKAVTASKERNGVSLAALKKALAAGGYDVEKNNSRVKLAIKSLVTKGTLVQTKGTGASGSFKLNKKQVETKKPAKKAAPKAKKPAVKKPAAAAAAKKPKTAAAKKTAAKKSPKKAKKPAVTAAKKPTKSPKKAKKPAAPRKAAKSPKKAAKSPKKVKAAKPKTTKPKAVKPKRAAPKKK; this is encoded by the coding sequence ATGGCAGAAACCGCTCCAGCTCCAGCAGCCCCGCCGGCGAAAGCGCCCAAGAAGAAATCTGCAGCCAAACCCAAGACAGCGGGTCCAGGCGCGAGTGATCTCATCGTTAAAGCCGTGACGGCCTCCAAGGAGAGAAACGGTGTGTCTCTGGCCGCCCTGAAGAAAGCTCTCGCCGCCGGCGGATACGATGTGGAGAAGAACAACTCCCGCGTCAAGCTCGCCATCAAGAGCCTCGTGACTAAAGGCACACTGGTCCAGACTAAAGGAACCGGTGCTTCAGGATCTTTCAAACTCAACAAAAAACAAGTCGAGACTAAGAAGCCAGCGAAGAAAGCCGCTCCTAAAGCAAAGAAGCCCGCAGTGAAGAAGCCCGCTGCCGCTGCTGCTGCCAAGAAGCCGAAGACCGCAGCGGCAAAGAAGACCGCCGCAAAGAAATCTCCCAAGAAGGCCAAGAAACCTGCCGTCACCGCCGCTAAAAAGCCAACGAAGAGCCCCAAGAAGGCGAAGAAGCCAGCGGCCCCCAGGAAAGCAGCAAAGAGTCCGAAGAAAGCAGCTAAAAGCCCCAAGAAGGTCAAGGCTGCAAAACCCAAGACGACAAAGCCCAAAGCAGTTAAGCCTAAAAGGGCCGCCCCGAAAAAGAAGTGA
- the LOC130420865 gene encoding histone H2B-like, translating to MPEPAKPAPKKGSKKAVTKTAVKGGKKRRKSRKESYAIYVYKVLKQVHPDTGISSKAMGIMNSFVNDIFERIAGESSRLAHYNKRSTITSREIQTAVRLLLPGELAKHAVSEGTKAVTKYTSSK from the coding sequence ATGCCTGAACCAGCCAAACCCGCGCCCAAGAAGGGCTCTAAGAAGGCCGTCACCAAGACCGCCGTTAAGGGAGGAAAGAAGCGCAGAAAGTCCAGGAAGGAGAGTTACGCCATCTACGTGTACAAAGTGCTCAAGCAGGTCCACCCCGACACCGGCATCTCTTCCAAGGCGATGGGCATCATGAACTCTTTCGTCAACGACATCTTCGAGCGCATCGCCGGTGAGTCGTCTCGTCTCGCGCACTACAACAAGCGCTCCACCATCACGtcgagagagatccagaccgccgtgcgtctgctgctgcccggtgaactcgccaaacacgccgtgtccgagggcaccaaagccgtcaccaagtacaccagctccaa
- the LOC130421420 gene encoding histone H4: protein MSGRGKGGKGLGKGGAKRHRKVLRDNIQGITKPAIRRLARRGGVKRISGLIYEETRGVLKVFLENVIRDAVTYTEHAKRKTVTAMDVVYALKRQGRTLYGFGG, encoded by the coding sequence ATGTCTGGAAGAGGAAAAGGCGGAAAGGGACTCGGAAAAGGAGGCGCGAAGCGTCATCGAAAAGTGTTGCGTGATAACATCCAGGGCATCACCAAGCCTGCCATCCGTCGGCTTGCTCGTCGCGGCGGAGTGAAACGTATCTCCGGTCTCATCTACGAGGAAACTCGCGGTGTGTTGAAGGTGTTTCTGGAGAACGTTATCCGTGACGCCGTCACCTACACCGAGCACGCCAAGAGAAAGACCGTCACCGCCATGGACGTCGTGTACGCGCTGAAACGACAGGGACGCACTCTTTACGGCTTCGGAGGTTAA
- the LOC130421411 gene encoding histone H3-like translates to MARTKQTARKSTGGKAPRKQLATKAARKSAPATGGVKKPHRYRPGTVALREIRRYQKSTELLIRKLPFQRLVREIAQDFKTDLRFQSSAVMALQESSEAYLVGLFEDTNLCAIHAKRVTIMPKDIQLARRIRGERA, encoded by the coding sequence ATGGCAAGAACCAAGCAGACCGCTCGTAAGTCCACCGGTGGCAAAGCCCCGAGGAAGCAGCTCGCCACCAAAGCCGCTCGTAAGAGCGCTCCCGCCACCGGCGGCGTGAAGAAGCCTCATCGTTACAGGCCCGGCACCGTGGCTCTGAGAGAGATCCGCCGCTACCAAAAGTCCACCGAGCTGCTCATCCGCAAACTGCCTTTCCAGCGCCTGGTGAGAGAGATCGCTCAGGACTTCAAGACGGATCTGCGCTTCCAGAGCTCCGCCGTCATGGCTCTGCAGGAGTCCAGCGAGGCTTATCTGGTCGGTCTGTTCGAGGACACAAACCTGTGCGCCATCCACGCTAAGAGGGTCACCATCATGCCCAAAGACATTCAGCTGGCCCGCCGCATCCGCGGAGAGCGCGCTTAA
- the LOC130421412 gene encoding histone H2A-like, with protein MSGRGKTGGKLRAKAKTRSSRAGLQFPVGRVHRLLRKGNYAQRVGAGAPVYLAAVLEYLTAEILELAGNAARDNKKSRIIPRHLQLAVRNDEELNRLLGGVTIAQGGVLPNIQAVLLPKKTDKPAKAK; from the coding sequence ATGAGCGGAAGAGGTAAAACCGGCGGTAAATTAAGAGCGAAAGCCAAGACTCGGTCATCCAGAGCGGGTCTTCAGTTTCCCGTAGGCCGTGTTCACAGGCTACTTCGCAAAGGTAACTACGCACAACGCGTCGGTGCCGGAGCTCCAGTTTATCTCGCCGCTGTCCTCGAGTATCTCACCGCTGAGATCTTGGAGTTGGCCGGAAACGCCGCTCGGGACAACAAGAAGAGTCGGATCATTCCCCGCCATCTACAGCTGGCCGTGCGTAACGACGAGGAGTTGAACAGACTTCTGGGCGGCGTGACGATCGCGCAGGGCGGTGTGTTGCCCAACATCCAGGCGGTCTTACTGCCCAAGAAGACCGACAAACCCGCTAAAGCAAAGTAA
- the LOC130421419 gene encoding histone H2B-like: protein MPEPAKPAPKKGSKKAVTKTAVKGGKKRRKSRKESYAIYVYKVLKQVHPDTGISSKAMGIMNSFVNDIFERIAGESSRLAHYNKRSTITSREIQTAVRLLLPGELAKHAVSEGTKAVTKYTSSK from the coding sequence ATGCCTGAACCAGCCAAACCCGCGCCCAAGAAGGGCTCTAAGAAGGCCGTCACCAAGACCGCCGTTAAGGGAGGAAAGAAGCGCAGAAAGTCCAGGAAGGAGAGTTACGCCATCTACGTGTACAAAGTGCTCAAGCAGGTCCACCCCGACACCGGCATCTCTTCCAAGGCGATGGGCATCATGAACTCTTTCGTCAACGACATCTTCGAGCGCATCGCCGGTGAGTCGTCTCGTCTCGCGCACTACAACAAGCGCTCCACCATCACGtcgagagagatccagaccgccgtgcgtctgctgctgcccggtgaactcgccaaacacgccgtgtccgagggcaccaaagccgtcaccaagtacaccagctccaagtaa